The following are from one region of the bacterium genome:
- a CDS encoding type II secretion system protein, with protein MCKLFRKVKGFTLIELLVVIAIIGILAGLLTPALSSAREKGRRAVCANNEKQIVLFLKMYAGDNAEKYPSTSLTNLFGSYVKAGDLGIFVCPSSKATKISTFAGFGAGNSAYAYGGAKQDESSASGSPIVWDKVSSDPTAALAIPSDTVWGGNHQNEGGNVGFIGGQVQWFTRQGSDTNSTTISYLAKQVTNTTFWTTDASLF; from the coding sequence ATGTGTAAGCTGTTCCGAAAAGTTAAAGGGTTTACGTTGATTGAGTTGTTGGTGGTTATTGCCATTATCGGCATCTTGGCCGGATTGCTTACCCCTGCGCTGTCGAGTGCCCGTGAAAAAGGGCGACGAGCTGTTTGTGCCAATAACGAGAAACAAATCGTTTTGTTCCTCAAAATGTATGCAGGTGATAATGCAGAAAAGTACCCTTCTACGAGTCTGACTAATTTGTTCGGATCATATGTCAAGGCGGGTGATTTGGGGATTTTTGTTTGTCCGTCTTCGAAGGCCACGAAAATATCGACCTTTGCCGGATTTGGCGCTGGTAACAGTGCCTATGCTTATGGTGGTGCGAAACAGGACGAATCGTCCGCCTCGGGATCACCTATTGTGTGGGATAAAGTGAGCTCGGATCCTACTGCGGCGCTAGCCATTCCTTCCGATACTGTTTGGGGTGGAAATCATCAGAATGAAGGTGGGAACGTTGGATTCATTGGAGGGCAAGTTCAATGGTTCACCAGGCAGGGTAGCGACACTAACTCGACAACTATTTCTTATTTGGCTAAGCAGGTGACGAATACTACTTTTTGGACTACAGACGCAAGCCTGTTTTGA
- a CDS encoding metallopeptidase family protein: MNPPPWSLLRQVATEETARLISRLPSQIRANIQKIPIIFEKFPNSALVADGVEADVMGLFVGDDYPHESCDPMPTEIYLFLNNIWDEAHSEMSVFRAEVRNTLLHEWGHYLGLDEEELNDREL, from the coding sequence ATGAATCCTCCTCCATGGTCATTATTACGCCAAGTTGCTACCGAGGAAACTGCCCGACTCATTAGCAGGCTCCCTTCTCAAATCAGGGCGAATATTCAGAAAATTCCAATAATTTTTGAAAAATTTCCAAACTCCGCACTAGTTGCCGATGGGGTAGAGGCGGATGTAATGGGCTTATTTGTCGGAGATGACTACCCTCATGAGTCGTGTGACCCAATGCCAACGGAAATTTATTTATTTCTTAATAATATTTGGGATGAAGCTCATTCCGAAATGTCTGTTTTTCGCGCGGAGGTCCGGAATACTCTTTTGCATGAATGGGGGCATTATTTGGGACTTGATGAAGAAGAATTGAATGATCGGGAACTGTAG